The genomic window AATTAACCATTGCCCAAGCGCAGGGCAAGTTGTATCGAAATTTCCAAGGTTATTCTACCCATGCGGATTGTGACTTGATTGGTTTAGGTTTAACTTCTATTGGTTATGTGGGTGGTAGTTTCTTTCAAAATCAAAAAGAAATGGATGTTTACCAAGCTTCAATTGAGCATGATGGTCTGGCAGTTTTTCGTGGTTATACGCTGTCCAAAGAAGACCATTTGAGGCGTGCTGTAATTATGCGACTTATGTGTGATTTTAAAATAGAATTTACTGCATTTGAACAAGAGTTTGGTATCAATTTTAAGCAACACTTTTTAGACTCTTTGGCAGATTTGCAGGAAATGCAAGCCGATGGTTTGCTTGAATTGTCGGATACAGAGCTGCGTGTTTTGCCAGTAGGACGTTTGATGATTCGTAATGTTGCGATGGTGTTTGATGAACATTTGCGCCATAAAACAGAACAAAAACAGTTTTCTAAGGTTTTATAAATGAGTAAAATAGAAATTCCCGTTCCTGAACGTTTTTTGAGCTCAGCTTATGTGGCAGTGGTGGAAGATGGTGAACATGAACAGTTATGTAAGTTTGCCCCTGAAGCCATGCAAATGATGCAAAATGTTGCGGTTCAAGGTTATCCTGATGAAATATGTGGTTTGTTGATTGGCAACGCTGATGCACAAGGGTGGCAAGTCAGTGAAGTTCGCCAAGTTGATAATTTAAATGAAGAGCGTGCTGCAGATAGGTTTCAGTTGGACCCAGCAGGGTATCAAGCCATTGATTCAGAACTTCGAGGTAGTGGCAAAGAAATTATTGGTGTGTTTCACTCTCATCCTGATTGCCCTGCGCAACCGTCCCCTACAGACTTAACCAGTGCATGGGAAGGTTTTGTGTATCCTATTGTAAGTGTGTGCAATGGAAGGGTAGCAGAGGTCAATTGTTGGGTTGTTACGGATGAGGTAAGTATGGGTGGTAAATTTCAGAGGTTGCCTCATCAGGGTTAAGGTCGCATGGTTAGCCCATGAATAATCGTTTTTTTCCCTTGGTCGCCTTGTTGTTATTGGCAAGTTGCGCAAACACAGTTAAACATACGAACGACGCTGTCGCGAATAAAAGCCTAGCACAAACGAAGCCGAAGCAACATGTTGCGATGCCTTTGGAGCGAATGGATGCCTCCTTCTTATATTTGGCTTACCAGCAATCCATGCAGCAAGGGCAGTTGGGTTTGGCGACACGTTTCTTAAAAGCCCTGATTAAAAAGGATCCGCATACATTTTCTTTAAAGATAGAGCTTGTGAATTTGTATTTAAATTCTGGGCGTGTTGATCAGGTAGCGGAAGCATTGCAAGTGATGGAGTCTGTTTCGACTGCGGATATTCAAAGTTTATCTGCCCAAGAACTGTCAGATTATCAATTGCTTTATGCCCGTGTTTTGATGCTCAATGGACAGCAACAGCAAGCTGTATTGTTGCTTAAGAATTTATTGCAAACACAACCAAAAAATATTCAGGTACGCCTTCTTTTGGTGCGTATGTATGCAAGACAAGGTAAGTTTCAGTACGCACACGGTCTATTGAAAGAAGGTATTAAACTTGTACCTGATGTGCGGCTGTATGAGGCACAAGTTCAATTGTTTGTGCAGCAAAAGGATTACAAAGCAGCAGATAAAAAGCTGCAAAGTATGCAAGTGAAGTATCCTGATCATGAAGATGTTGTTTTAAAACGCAGTCAACTTGCAGAGCAGGTTGGTGATGTGCTTAAGGCTGAAAAGTTACTTCAAGCATATATCGATAAACATGGTGCAGATGCTGTGCAGTCTTTTTCGATGCTTGCCAACCTTTATGTGAGGCAGGATAGGTTAAAAGAAGCCGTTATTATGTTTAAACACTTGATTCCTTTGACGGCAAATGCAGGCTCTGTATATATGTCTTTAGGTAAGGTTTATTATCAATTGGCTGAGTTTGAGAAGGCATCTGAGACCTTTGCTCAAGCAGTACAGAAGTTTACACCACAGGCTCCGAAAAAACGGATTTCGGACACACAGGCTGCAGCATATTTTTACTGGGCAGCAAGTCTGGAAGCATTGGGGCAAGATAAAGAAGCTGTTTTGGCATATAAAAAATTAAAATCGTATCATACGTTTTATGTGGATGCTCAGCTTCGTTTGGCGAGCATGGCAATAGCCAAGGATGAGTTTCAGGCTGCTGAAACAAGGTTGTTGAAGCTTCTTAAGAGCAATCCGAAACATGTTGCCGTTTATGAAATGCTGTCGAACTTAAGGCTGCAACAAAAGGCATATGCCAAGCTGCTCGAAGAGACTGAGCCTGCCTTAGCCTTGGCGTTTTCACCTGTGTTGTTATTTAATCGTGCTATTGCTTTAGAAGCGCGTAAAGATTTCAAACATTTGGATGAAACTTTAAGTTTATTGCTGGAGCAGGATCCCAACCATGCCGAAGCACTCAACTTTTATGGTTATAGTTTGGCAGACCGAGGTGTTCGCCTTGATGATGCTTTGCTTATGGTTCAAAAGGCTCTAAAACAGAAACCCCAAGATGGTTATTATTTGGATTCTTTGGCATGGGTGTACTTTAAACAAGGGAAGTACCAACAGGCTGTTGATGTACAACGCAAAGCTGTGGTATTGGTGCCTGATGATGCTGTGATGCAAGAGCATTTGGGCGATATGTTTTGGAAAGCAGGTCAGCATGATGCGGCACGTGAGCGTTGGCAAAAAGCTTTAGAACTCAAACATGATAACCCGAGTGATGTACAAGGTAAAATTCGTCACGGATTAATGTAATGTTTAAGTATGGGCTACAGCTTTTTTTATTACTATTAGTAACCACGAGCTGTGTAAAGCACAGCAATACACTGCAAGATTTTGAACCGATTACAACTTTTTCGGGGCGTTTGTTGGTGATAAGCCCTGAAAAACGCTTTCAAGTGGATGTAGACTGGCAAGGTACGTCTGAAAAAGGTCAGCTTCGTTTAACACATGGTTTGTCGGGGCGAGTTGTAGATGTTGCATGGCTGGGTCATCGGATGCGTTGGCGTGATAGTTCGCAAACCCAACAGTGGCGCGATCTTTCAGAAAAAGGTTTGTTGGATATGGGTGTGTTACTGCCACCTTGGACTTTGGCTAAGGTGTTTGCGAGAAAGATGCCGCCAAGCATGAAGGCGAAAGGGAATCATGTTTGGCAAGGGGTTTGGGGTGTTGTGCCATTAAAAATAAAGTGGGTTGGCGGGCAACGGCGCGTTGAGATTACGGATATGAAACATGGGCGGCGTGCGGTGGTTATCTTCAATGAGTAAAGTATATCCTGCCCCAGCTAAAGTGAATTTGCATCTGGCTGTTACAGGTGTAACAGATCATGGTTACCATACGCTGGATACGAGTTTTGTTTATGTGGATGTTGGGGATTCCTTAACGATTGTTTTGTCTGAAGATTTGGATGTTTGTTGTAGTGATGACACATTAAGTGGTGAGCAAAACTTGGTCTATCAAGTTTTATCCGCTTTCAGGCGCGAACATCAAGTCAATGCGGGTTTAGATGTATTTATAGATAAGAAGCTACCTGCCATGGCAGGTTTAGGTGGTGGTTCATCAGATGCTGCAACAGCATTGTGGGTGGCGAATCAATTATGGAAAGTACATTGCACAGTAGAGGAATTGATTGATTTTTCAGTGCTTTTTGGTGCAGATATTCCATGCTTTTTATTTGGTAAAGCAAGTCAGGCCTATGGGGTAGGTGAAAAACTATCGGTTTATAAGGGTGTTGTTCCGCGGCAAAATATTGTGCTGGCATGGCCTGGAGAAGGGGTCTCAACTGCAGCGGCATTTACCCACTTTGATCAAAATGAATTTCATGCATTGACGGACGAAAAAACAGTCGCTACAGTGCGCGCCCGTTCGGGTGCTGCAAGTTTTGATTTAGGTTATAACGACTTAGAAAAGAGTGCAGCTACTTTATGTTCACCGTTGTTGG from Ghiorsea bivora includes these protein-coding regions:
- a CDS encoding lipoprotein insertase outer membrane protein LolB; the encoded protein is MFKYGLQLFLLLLVTTSCVKHSNTLQDFEPITTFSGRLLVISPEKRFQVDVDWQGTSEKGQLRLTHGLSGRVVDVAWLGHRMRWRDSSQTQQWRDLSEKGLLDMGVLLPPWTLAKVFARKMPPSMKAKGNHVWQGVWGVVPLKIKWVGGQRRVEITDMKHGRRAVVIFNE
- the ispE gene encoding 4-(cytidine 5'-diphospho)-2-C-methyl-D-erythritol kinase — its product is MSKVYPAPAKVNLHLAVTGVTDHGYHTLDTSFVYVDVGDSLTIVLSEDLDVCCSDDTLSGEQNLVYQVLSAFRREHQVNAGLDVFIDKKLPAMAGLGGGSSDAATALWVANQLWKVHCTVEELIDFSVLFGADIPCFLFGKASQAYGVGEKLSVYKGVVPRQNIVLAWPGEGVSTAAAFTHFDQNEFHALTDEKTVATVRARSGAASFDLGYNDLEKSAATLCSPLLAMLTTMKEKSERAWMSGSGSACVAVCHSSKQAYALAKYLQKHKLATWIHTGHFLPEHPLLACKIGA
- a CDS encoding tetratricopeptide repeat protein gives rise to the protein MNNRFFPLVALLLLASCANTVKHTNDAVANKSLAQTKPKQHVAMPLERMDASFLYLAYQQSMQQGQLGLATRFLKALIKKDPHTFSLKIELVNLYLNSGRVDQVAEALQVMESVSTADIQSLSAQELSDYQLLYARVLMLNGQQQQAVLLLKNLLQTQPKNIQVRLLLVRMYARQGKFQYAHGLLKEGIKLVPDVRLYEAQVQLFVQQKDYKAADKKLQSMQVKYPDHEDVVLKRSQLAEQVGDVLKAEKLLQAYIDKHGADAVQSFSMLANLYVRQDRLKEAVIMFKHLIPLTANAGSVYMSLGKVYYQLAEFEKASETFAQAVQKFTPQAPKKRISDTQAAAYFYWAASLEALGQDKEAVLAYKKLKSYHTFYVDAQLRLASMAIAKDEFQAAETRLLKLLKSNPKHVAVYEMLSNLRLQQKAYAKLLEETEPALALAFSPVLLFNRAIALEARKDFKHLDETLSLLLEQDPNHAEALNFYGYSLADRGVRLDDALLMVQKALKQKPQDGYYLDSLAWVYFKQGKYQQAVDVQRKAVVLVPDDAVMQEHLGDMFWKAGQHDAARERWQKALELKHDNPSDVQGKIRHGLM
- a CDS encoding M67 family metallopeptidase → MSKIEIPVPERFLSSAYVAVVEDGEHEQLCKFAPEAMQMMQNVAVQGYPDEICGLLIGNADAQGWQVSEVRQVDNLNEERAADRFQLDPAGYQAIDSELRGSGKEIIGVFHSHPDCPAQPSPTDLTSAWEGFVYPIVSVCNGRVAEVNCWVVTDEVSMGGKFQRLPHQG